A genomic window from Montipora capricornis isolate CH-2021 chromosome 8, ASM3666992v2, whole genome shotgun sequence includes:
- the LOC138060484 gene encoding calmodulin-like isoform X2, translated as MDKLTEEQIEEYRDAFKFFDKDGNGFITTRELGAIMRSLGQNPTEIELQDMVNEVDYDGNGVVDFGEFVNMMINQNNNTLDQEELLEAFRTFDGDDKGYIFSNEIRYVMRHMGETIPEQDINEILQDHQDSRKRKITFEEFVKLVKPEV; from the exons AATATCGCGACGCGTTCAAGTTTTTTGACAAAGATGGTAATGGGTTTATAACTACCCGTGAACTTGGTGCAATTATGAGGTCATTGGGGCAGAATCCTACAGAAATTGAACTACAAGACATGGTCAATGAGGTCGATTATGATG GAAATGGTGTGGTGGATTTTGGCGAATTTGTTAACATGATGATCAACCAGAACAATAACACGCTTGACCAGGAAGAACTCCTCGAAGCTTTCAGAACGTTTGACGGTGATGACAAAGGTTACATATTCTCTAATGAAATTCGATATGTGATGCGTCACATGGGAGAGACCATTCCAGAACAAGACATCAACGAAATTTTACAGGATCACCAAGACAGCAGAAAGAGGAAAATAACGTTTGAAG AATTTGTGAAACTTGTCAAACCGGAAGTTTGA